From the genome of Streptomyces sp. NBC_01116, one region includes:
- a CDS encoding response regulator transcription factor — MTIRVIIVDDQAMVRAGFAALLAAQSDIDVVGEAADGRQGVDVSRNQHPDVVLMDVRMPEMDGLAAARELLNPPVGVVHRPKVLMLTTFDVDDYVYEALRAGASGFLLKDAPPADLIAAVRVVAAGDALLAPSVTRRLIADFAAQRPSGATRGGQALRLNGLTPRESEVLELIARGLSNQEIAGRLVLAEQTVKTHIGRVLAKLDLRDRAQAVIFAYESGLVTPGDAGA, encoded by the coding sequence GTGACCATCCGCGTGATCATCGTCGACGACCAGGCCATGGTGCGGGCCGGGTTCGCGGCGCTGCTGGCGGCGCAGAGCGACATCGACGTGGTGGGCGAGGCGGCGGACGGCCGCCAGGGCGTCGACGTCAGCCGCAACCAGCACCCCGACGTCGTCCTGATGGACGTCCGGATGCCGGAGATGGACGGACTGGCCGCCGCGCGCGAGCTGTTGAACCCGCCGGTCGGGGTGGTGCACCGGCCGAAGGTCCTGATGCTCACCACGTTCGACGTGGACGACTACGTGTACGAGGCGCTGCGCGCCGGCGCGTCCGGGTTCCTGCTGAAGGACGCCCCGCCCGCCGATCTGATCGCGGCGGTACGGGTGGTGGCGGCCGGGGACGCGCTGCTCGCGCCCTCGGTGACCCGGCGGCTGATCGCGGACTTCGCGGCGCAGCGGCCCTCCGGGGCGACGCGCGGCGGCCAGGCGCTCCGGCTCAACGGGCTCACCCCGCGCGAGAGCGAGGTGCTGGAGCTGATCGCCCGGGGGCTGTCGAACCAGGAGATCGCGGGGCGGCTGGTGCTGGCCGAGCAGACCGTCAAGACGCACATCGGGCGGGTGCTGGCCAAGCTGGACCTGCGGGACCGGGCGCAGGCGGTGATCTTCGCGTACGAGTCGGGGCTGGTGACTCCGGGGGACGCGGGGGCATAG
- a CDS encoding ATP-binding protein, protein MTVSFPRISARVRIMLWLLVVMAVALGAVAVTVRSILQRDVDHRISQLLTQETGEFANFVPQGVDPDTGGRFDTVEKLLRIYLQRQYADPDEELLGMTGEPGTKPGVIRQRRELPQDIALWPDGDAYTKIYASKDSFGTLDRPQGEVRWAKVVIGPSAGEQPGAFVVAFHPERERAVADKTFWTLLALSGVALLMTTGIGWAVAGRILAPVRLVRTTAAELTEQDLTRRIPVEGRDDIAALAETFNAMLDRLERAFAAQRVFVDDAGHELRTPITIVRGHLELMGDDPADREETVRLVTDELDRMSRIVEDLLLLAGAERPDFVRPEPVQLAELTADVFVKVRTLGDREWQLDGVADLEVRLDEQRMTQAMVQLAQNAVQHTGPGQRIRIGSRAEADRVELYVADHGPGIPPEDAEVIFERFRRGTSRRGTRTSGAGLGLAIVKAIAEGHHGRVELRRTEGGGATFVLTLETAS, encoded by the coding sequence ATGACGGTTAGCTTTCCGAGGATCTCCGCCCGCGTACGGATCATGCTCTGGTTGCTGGTCGTCATGGCGGTCGCGCTGGGCGCGGTCGCCGTCACCGTGCGTTCCATCCTCCAGCGGGACGTGGACCACCGCATCAGCCAGCTGCTCACCCAGGAGACCGGCGAGTTCGCGAACTTCGTGCCGCAGGGGGTGGACCCGGACACCGGCGGCCGGTTCGACACCGTGGAGAAGCTGCTCCGCATCTATCTGCAACGGCAGTACGCGGACCCTGACGAGGAGCTGCTGGGCATGACCGGGGAGCCCGGCACCAAACCCGGCGTCATCCGGCAGCGCCGGGAACTGCCGCAGGACATCGCCCTCTGGCCGGACGGCGACGCGTACACCAAGATCTACGCTTCCAAGGACTCCTTCGGGACGCTGGACCGCCCGCAGGGCGAGGTGCGCTGGGCCAAGGTCGTCATCGGGCCGTCCGCGGGGGAACAGCCCGGCGCGTTCGTCGTCGCCTTCCATCCGGAGCGCGAACGGGCCGTCGCCGACAAGACGTTCTGGACGCTGCTCGCCCTGTCCGGTGTGGCGCTGCTGATGACGACCGGGATCGGCTGGGCGGTCGCCGGTCGCATCCTCGCGCCCGTCCGGCTGGTCCGGACGACGGCGGCGGAGCTGACCGAGCAGGACCTCACCCGGCGCATCCCCGTGGAGGGCCGGGACGACATCGCGGCCCTCGCCGAGACGTTCAACGCGATGCTCGACCGGCTGGAGCGGGCGTTCGCCGCGCAGCGGGTCTTCGTCGACGACGCCGGGCACGAGCTGCGCACCCCCATCACCATCGTCCGGGGACACCTGGAGCTGATGGGCGACGACCCGGCGGACCGGGAGGAGACGGTGCGGCTGGTCACGGACGAGCTGGACCGGATGAGCCGCATCGTCGAGGACCTGCTCCTGCTCGCGGGGGCCGAGCGCCCCGACTTCGTGCGCCCCGAGCCCGTCCAGCTCGCGGAGCTGACCGCCGACGTGTTCGTGAAGGTGCGGACCCTCGGCGACCGGGAGTGGCAGCTCGACGGCGTCGCGGACCTCGAAGTGCGCCTGGACGAGCAGCGGATGACCCAGGCGATGGTGCAGCTCGCGCAGAACGCCGTCCAGCACACCGGGCCCGGCCAGCGGATCCGGATCGGCTCGCGGGCCGAGGCGGACCGCGTCGAGCTGTACGTCGCCGACCACGGGCCCGGGATTCCGCCGGAGGACGCCGAGGTGATCTTCGAGAGGTTCCGCCGGGGGACGTCCCGGCGCGGGACCCGCACCAGCGGCGCGGGGCTCGGCCTCGCCATCGTCAAGGCCATCGCGGAGGGCCACCACGGCCGCGTCGAACTACGCCGGACCGAAGGCGGCGGAGCCACCTTCGTACTCACGCTGGAGACCGCCTCATGA
- a CDS encoding response regulator transcription factor, producing MNRILIAEDEERIASFVQKGLRANGFTTVVAEDGDLALGHALSGGFDLMVLDIGLPGRDGFTVLREMREARVTLPVIVLTARDSVRDTVAGLEGGADDWMTKPFRFEELLARVRLRQRTAARAPEVTMLRSGTLALDLRTRRARAGDRTVDLTAREFVLLEMFLRHPGQVLSREQILSHVWGYDFDPGSNIVDVYVRALRRKLGAERLETIRGMGYRLP from the coding sequence ATGAACCGCATCCTGATCGCCGAGGACGAGGAGCGCATCGCCTCGTTCGTCCAGAAGGGGCTGCGCGCCAACGGCTTCACCACGGTCGTCGCCGAGGACGGTGACCTGGCGCTGGGCCACGCGCTGTCCGGCGGGTTCGACCTGATGGTGCTCGACATCGGCCTGCCGGGCCGGGACGGCTTCACCGTGCTGCGGGAGATGCGCGAGGCCCGTGTCACGCTGCCGGTCATCGTGCTCACCGCCCGCGACTCCGTGCGGGACACGGTGGCCGGGCTGGAGGGCGGGGCCGACGACTGGATGACGAAGCCGTTCCGCTTCGAGGAGCTGCTCGCCCGGGTGCGGCTGCGGCAGCGCACCGCCGCCCGCGCGCCCGAGGTCACCATGTTGCGCAGCGGCACTCTCGCCCTGGACCTGCGGACCCGCCGGGCCCGCGCGGGCGACCGGACGGTGGATCTGACGGCGCGTGAGTTCGTGCTGCTGGAGATGTTCCTGCGCCACCCCGGCCAGGTGCTGTCGCGCGAGCAGATCCTCTCCCATGTGTGGGGGTACGACTTCGACCCCGGGTCCAACATCGTGGACGTCTACGTGCGGGCGCTGCGCCGGAAGCTGGGCGCGGAGCGACTGGAGACGATCCGGGGCATGGGCTACCGCCTGCCCTGA
- a CDS encoding SLC13 family permease: MPLPLRQTVGLCAVLGLCALLAVPGAAPGLGVDGRLSLAVFALATAAWIATPVDDAYIALGAGLALTVTGVISSETLFATLGDETVWLLICAFVLAAAVTRTGLAGRAAVFLVGGARTVRQLVHLTTAGLVVTAFAVPATSGRAALALPVFLALAAALRERGRLVVMLALLFPTVILLSAVATLIGAGAHLITVGVLWEQTGEQLSFVQWLVLGLPLAVVSSHLAAELVLLTTTRRSDRKGPVTITAAQIQEHSETAVEGPFSPAESRCLLLLATVVLLWCSEPLHGVSPAVVALIGALVATSPALGTVRFKDGLRTVPWPLLLFMAATMAMGVALSDSGAADWLVGWIPLGASTPPWVFLTGVVVVSTAAHLALQSRSARSSVLVPLVVAAAVAAGVNPVTAALASTAAAGFCHTLPSSAKPVALFADVPDTPTYTPRDLLRLSAFLAPLSAALVLVFALAVWPLLGVPVLLETQP, translated from the coding sequence GTGCCTCTACCACTCCGGCAGACCGTCGGCCTCTGTGCCGTCCTCGGACTCTGCGCTCTCCTCGCCGTCCCCGGCGCCGCCCCCGGCCTCGGCGTCGACGGGCGGCTCTCCCTCGCCGTCTTCGCCCTGGCCACCGCCGCCTGGATCGCCACTCCGGTGGACGACGCCTACATCGCGCTCGGCGCGGGCCTGGCGCTGACGGTCACCGGGGTGATCAGCAGCGAGACCCTCTTCGCCACCCTGGGCGACGAGACGGTGTGGCTGCTGATCTGCGCCTTCGTCCTGGCGGCGGCCGTGACCCGGACCGGTCTGGCCGGCCGGGCCGCCGTCTTCCTCGTCGGCGGGGCCAGGACCGTGCGCCAGCTGGTGCACCTGACCACGGCCGGACTGGTCGTCACCGCGTTCGCCGTGCCGGCCACGTCGGGGCGTGCCGCCCTCGCGCTCCCGGTGTTCCTGGCGCTGGCCGCGGCGCTGCGCGAGCGCGGCCGCCTGGTGGTGATGCTGGCCCTGCTCTTCCCCACGGTGATCCTGCTCTCCGCCGTCGCGACCCTGATCGGCGCGGGCGCGCACCTGATCACCGTCGGCGTGCTCTGGGAGCAGACCGGGGAGCAGTTGAGCTTCGTGCAGTGGCTCGTCCTCGGGCTGCCGCTGGCCGTCGTCTCCTCCCATCTCGCCGCCGAACTGGTGCTGTTGACGACGACCCGGCGGTCCGACCGCAAGGGTCCGGTCACCATCACGGCGGCGCAGATCCAGGAGCACTCCGAGACGGCCGTCGAGGGACCGTTCAGCCCGGCGGAGTCCCGGTGCCTGCTCCTGCTGGCCACGGTCGTCCTGCTCTGGTGCAGCGAGCCCCTGCACGGGGTGTCGCCCGCCGTGGTCGCGCTCATCGGCGCACTGGTGGCGACCTCTCCCGCACTGGGGACCGTGCGCTTCAAGGACGGTCTGCGGACGGTGCCCTGGCCGCTGCTGCTGTTCATGGCCGCCACCATGGCGATGGGCGTCGCCCTCTCCGACTCGGGCGCCGCCGACTGGCTGGTGGGCTGGATACCCCTGGGGGCGTCCACGCCCCCGTGGGTCTTCCTGACCGGAGTGGTCGTCGTCAGCACGGCCGCCCACCTGGCGCTCCAGTCGCGCTCCGCCCGGTCCTCCGTGCTGGTGCCGCTGGTGGTCGCGGCGGCGGTCGCGGCCGGGGTCAACCCGGTCACGGCGGCGCTGGCTTCCACGGCCGCCGCCGGCTTCTGCCACACGCTGCCCTCCTCGGCCAAGCCGGTCGCGCTCTTCGCGGACGTGCCCGACACCCCGACCTACACCCCGCGCGACCTGCTGCGGCTGTCCGCGTTCCTCGCCCCGCTCAGCGCGGCCCTCGTCCTCGTTTTCGCCCTCGCCGTCTGGCCGTTGCTCGGCGTGCCCGTCCTTCTGGAGACCCAGCCATGA
- a CDS encoding aldo/keto reductase: MTADRITTVELGAGGPRVGVQGLGCMGMSEFYGDTDELAARDTLDAALEAGVTLLDTADAYGRGANEEFLAPFVAAHRDEITLATKFALVRTEDPAYRAIRNDPAYIRTAVEASLRRLDTDVIDLYYMHRRDPAVPLAESIGALAELVQQGKVKQIGLSEVTGPELREAHAVHPIAALQSEWSLFSRDVEKSAVGAAAELGVTLVPYSPLGRGFLTGSFTDAGKDLSSGDFRARQPRFNGDNARTNAALLEPVHKIAAAHGATAAQVALAWVQQRADVHGLTVVPIPGTRRRSRLLENVAATGLTLTADELAALEPIAGRVAGDRYPDMSSTSAARE; this comes from the coding sequence ATGACCGCTGACCGGATCACCACCGTCGAGCTGGGCGCCGGAGGGCCCCGGGTCGGCGTCCAGGGCCTCGGCTGCATGGGCATGAGCGAGTTCTACGGCGACACCGACGAGCTCGCCGCCCGGGACACCCTGGACGCGGCCCTGGAGGCCGGCGTCACGCTCCTCGACACCGCCGACGCCTACGGGCGCGGGGCCAACGAGGAGTTCCTCGCGCCGTTCGTCGCCGCCCACCGGGACGAGATCACGCTCGCGACCAAGTTCGCCCTGGTCCGCACCGAGGACCCGGCCTACCGGGCCATCCGCAACGACCCCGCGTACATCCGCACCGCCGTCGAGGCGAGCCTGCGCCGGCTGGACACCGACGTCATCGACCTCTACTACATGCACCGCCGCGACCCGGCCGTCCCGCTCGCCGAGTCGATCGGCGCGCTGGCGGAACTCGTCCAGCAGGGCAAGGTCAAGCAGATCGGGCTGAGCGAGGTGACCGGCCCCGAGCTGCGCGAGGCGCACGCCGTGCACCCGATCGCCGCCCTCCAGTCGGAGTGGTCCCTCTTCAGCCGGGACGTCGAGAAGAGCGCCGTCGGCGCGGCGGCCGAGCTGGGCGTCACGCTCGTCCCCTACTCACCGCTCGGCCGGGGCTTCCTCACCGGCTCCTTCACCGACGCGGGCAAGGACCTCTCCTCGGGCGACTTCCGGGCCCGCCAGCCCCGGTTCAACGGCGACAACGCCCGCACGAACGCTGCCCTGCTGGAGCCCGTCCACAAGATCGCCGCCGCGCACGGGGCCACCGCCGCGCAGGTGGCCCTGGCCTGGGTCCAGCAGCGTGCCGACGTGCACGGGCTGACCGTGGTCCCGATCCCCGGAACCCGCAGGCGGAGCCGTCTCCTGGAGAACGTGGCGGCGACCGGGCTGACCCTGACGGCGGACGAACTGGCCGCGCTGGAGCCGATCGCGGGCCGGGTGGCGGGGGACCGCTACCCGGACATGAGCAGCACGTCGGCGGCACGGGAGTAG
- a CDS encoding small hydrophilic protein, translated as MAFSPRLAALAAVVAVPLGIAATSYAMTDTSEAPKVPPTVQLEESPRGTPSPSGVTSPTDAPTPSGSSSPSRTPDSSVVPGPSAADDDDDDDLGDDG; from the coding sequence ATGGCTTTCTCACCTCGTCTGGCGGCCCTGGCAGCCGTCGTCGCCGTGCCCCTCGGCATAGCGGCCACCAGCTATGCCATGACCGACACCTCGGAAGCGCCGAAGGTGCCTCCCACCGTCCAGCTGGAGGAGAGTCCGCGCGGCACACCGTCGCCGAGCGGTGTCACGTCGCCGACCGACGCCCCGACACCGAGCGGCTCCTCCTCTCCGTCCCGTACACCCGACAGCTCCGTCGTCCCGGGCCCCTCGGCGGCCGACGACGACGATGACGACGACCTCGGTGATGACGGTTAG
- a CDS encoding sensor histidine kinase, producing the protein MSTSPAGPPPPADGLVSAARRNLRELAHGLSHASHPSTPLLAGAPKTWQRLLPYAVVLALTATFIPVTINVLTTQYDLPGALAGALGVAQAAPLLMLAHRPLQAWWIILPADIAGALVVLSRSAEPSALWPWTAPALIAYLFLLLALGLRETRRTVIGVWTVTAAAGAALHPIAPERSADSALLLAILGAVVLVIGAAVRERGEATRRLAEQETISEAERAQRTLLEERTRIARELHDVVAHHMSVITVQADSAPYRISGLSEPAQEEFASIAAAARESLGEMRRLLSVLRSDGTEGDRAPQPGLDRLQQLVEATVRAGLPAELSLAADLGEVPSTVDLSAYRIVQEALANVVRHAPGAHTQVSVRASEGHLNVLVVNGPAPKPASPLESAGTGHGLVGMRERVRLTGGTLDTGPLPDGGFRVAARMPLPPAVSPSVPPPSEDL; encoded by the coding sequence ATGTCCACATCCCCCGCCGGGCCTCCGCCGCCCGCCGACGGCCTGGTGAGCGCCGCCCGCCGCAATCTGCGCGAGCTCGCCCACGGGCTGTCCCACGCGTCCCATCCGTCCACCCCGCTGCTGGCGGGCGCGCCGAAGACGTGGCAGCGGCTGCTGCCGTACGCCGTGGTGCTCGCCCTGACCGCGACCTTCATCCCGGTCACCATCAACGTCCTGACCACGCAGTACGACCTGCCGGGCGCACTGGCCGGGGCGCTCGGGGTGGCCCAGGCCGCTCCGCTGCTGATGCTGGCCCACCGGCCGCTCCAGGCGTGGTGGATCATCCTGCCCGCCGACATCGCGGGCGCGCTGGTGGTCCTGTCCCGGTCCGCCGAGCCGAGCGCCCTCTGGCCGTGGACCGCGCCGGCCCTGATCGCGTACCTCTTCCTGCTGCTGGCCCTCGGCCTGCGCGAGACCCGGCGGACCGTCATCGGCGTCTGGACGGTGACGGCCGCCGCCGGGGCGGCGCTGCATCCGATCGCGCCGGAGCGCAGCGCGGACAGTGCCCTGCTCCTGGCGATCCTCGGCGCGGTCGTCCTGGTCATCGGCGCGGCGGTACGGGAGCGTGGCGAGGCGACGCGGCGGCTGGCCGAGCAGGAGACGATCAGCGAGGCGGAGCGGGCGCAGCGCACGCTGCTGGAGGAGCGGACGCGGATCGCCCGTGAACTGCACGACGTGGTCGCGCACCACATGTCGGTGATCACCGTGCAGGCCGACTCCGCGCCGTACCGGATCTCCGGGCTGTCGGAGCCCGCGCAGGAGGAGTTCGCCTCGATCGCGGCGGCGGCGCGGGAGTCCCTCGGTGAGATGCGGCGGCTGCTGTCGGTGCTGCGCAGCGACGGCACGGAGGGCGACCGGGCGCCGCAGCCGGGCCTGGACCGGCTCCAGCAGCTGGTGGAGGCGACGGTACGGGCCGGGCTTCCGGCGGAGCTGTCGCTCGCGGCGGATCTGGGCGAGGTGCCGTCGACGGTGGATCTGTCGGCGTACCGGATCGTGCAGGAGGCACTGGCCAATGTGGTGCGGCACGCGCCCGGGGCGCACACGCAGGTCTCCGTCCGGGCGTCCGAGGGTCATCTGAACGTCCTCGTGGTCAACGGGCCCGCACCGAAGCCCGCTTCGCCGCTGGAGAGCGCCGGGACCGGGCACGGGCTGGTGGGGATGCGGGAGCGCGTACGGTTGACCGGCGGCACCCTGGACACCGGGCCGCTGCCCGACGGCGGGTTCCGGGTGGCCGCCCGGATGCCGCTCCCGCCGGCCGTCTCCCCGTCCGTCCCGCCCCCTTCGGAGGACCTGTGA
- a CDS encoding MerR family transcriptional regulator translates to MTVIDGTSRSTPATISHPRPSPAVDACAAAPEAHPRPAGRDSYTISEVVAFTGLTAHTLRWYERIGLMPHVDRSHTGQRRFSNRDLDWLAFVGKLRLTGMPVADMVRYAELLREGASTFEERQELLEATRRDVITRIAELHDTLAVLDHKIDFYAGARRGPERNTA, encoded by the coding sequence ATGACGGTGATCGACGGAACCTCCCGGAGCACTCCCGCGACAATCTCACACCCGCGCCCCTCACCGGCGGTGGACGCCTGTGCCGCCGCCCCGGAGGCGCACCCCCGCCCGGCGGGCAGGGACAGCTACACGATCAGCGAGGTCGTCGCCTTCACCGGGCTCACCGCGCACACCCTGCGCTGGTACGAACGCATCGGGCTCATGCCCCACGTCGACCGCTCGCACACCGGCCAGCGCCGCTTCAGCAACCGCGACCTCGACTGGCTGGCCTTCGTCGGCAAGCTGCGGCTGACCGGGATGCCCGTCGCCGACATGGTGCGGTACGCGGAGCTGCTGCGCGAGGGCGCGTCCACCTTCGAGGAACGGCAGGAACTGCTGGAGGCGACCCGCCGTGACGTGATCACGCGGATCGCGGAGCTCCACGACACCCTCGCCGTCCTCGACCACAAGATCGATTTCTACGCGGGCGCCCGCAGGGGCCCGGAGAGGAACACCGCCTGA
- a CDS encoding acyltransferase, which produces MNTPLKNGRRLAARIDASTPAHRDRAIDGLRALALLAVPLGHWMLGAFRLDADGLHNASPLSTFAGLAPASWVLQMLGIFFLVGGYASVLSFRRRTSTAAVWLGGRLARLGRPVLGVTAVWAVLLAVLSALGVPGDTLRTGSTLVIQPLWFVGVYTVVTALTPVCVTLARKLGGWAALPLLASVAVVDLLRYGPFAEAMPSWLSMLNILPGWLFAYQLGVSWGEGRIGKRGARLLLVGGGVLFAALLLAFHYPASMVGVPGEARTNSHPPSLLVVALAAAQSGAAILLRDRLGRLLRTPLLWAPVVVINLSAMTILCWHQTAMLAAAVPASLAGAGTTVAGLTTAPDTVGWILARIAWLPVFAGLLALIARYARRFEAPWRAGTRAANARRALAGLLAAGFAVFALGLA; this is translated from the coding sequence ATGAACACCCCGCTGAAGAACGGCCGACGGCTCGCGGCCCGGATCGACGCCTCCACCCCCGCCCACCGCGACCGGGCCATCGACGGCCTGCGGGCGCTGGCGCTGCTCGCCGTGCCGCTCGGTCACTGGATGCTCGGCGCGTTCCGGCTGGACGCCGACGGTCTGCACAACGCGAGCCCGCTCTCGACGTTCGCCGGGCTCGCTCCCGCGAGCTGGGTGCTCCAGATGCTGGGGATCTTCTTCCTCGTCGGCGGGTACGCCTCGGTGCTCTCCTTCCGCCGCCGGACCTCGACCGCGGCCGTCTGGCTGGGCGGCCGGCTGGCCCGCCTCGGCCGGCCGGTGCTCGGGGTGACCGCCGTGTGGGCGGTGCTGCTGGCGGTGCTGTCCGCGCTGGGCGTGCCCGGCGACACCTTGCGTACGGGGTCGACGCTGGTGATCCAGCCGCTCTGGTTCGTCGGGGTGTACACCGTGGTCACGGCCCTCACCCCGGTCTGCGTCACGCTGGCGCGGAAGCTCGGCGGATGGGCGGCGCTGCCGCTGCTGGCGTCGGTCGCGGTGGTGGACCTCCTGCGCTACGGGCCCTTCGCGGAGGCCATGCCGTCCTGGCTGAGCATGCTCAACATCCTGCCCGGCTGGCTCTTCGCGTATCAGCTGGGCGTGTCCTGGGGCGAGGGGCGGATCGGGAAGCGCGGGGCCCGGCTGCTGCTGGTCGGCGGCGGGGTGCTGTTCGCCGCGCTGCTGCTCGCCTTCCACTACCCGGCGTCGATGGTCGGGGTGCCGGGCGAGGCGCGGACGAACTCGCACCCGCCGTCGCTGCTGGTGGTGGCGCTCGCCGCGGCACAGAGCGGGGCGGCGATCCTGCTGCGCGACCGGCTCGGGCGGCTGTTGCGGACGCCGCTGCTCTGGGCGCCGGTCGTGGTGATCAACCTGTCCGCGATGACGATCCTGTGCTGGCACCAGACCGCGATGCTGGCCGCCGCCGTACCGGCCTCGCTCGCCGGGGCGGGTACGACGGTGGCGGGGCTGACGACCGCGCCGGACACGGTGGGGTGGATCCTCGCCCGGATCGCCTGGCTGCCGGTGTTCGCCGGGCTGCTGGCGCTGATCGCCCGGTACGCGCGCCGCTTCGAGGCTCCGTGGCGGGCGGGCACCCGCGCCGCGAACGCCCGCCGCGCGCTGGCGGGGCTGCTCGCGGCGGGGTTCGCGGTCTTCGCGCTGGGGCTGGCGTGA
- a CDS encoding DUF4429 domain-containing protein → MGDVLAGIHATWEFDTDSVLIRFERGIRTPKLFQSLRERRIPYAALSSVTLTPGKRGTVVLRAVPRAGADPLVEAASGQLKEGCDPYRLVLPAEREVLAEYYADELRALLDPASGESADRFLVAAPEAPMNFKAYDGRASFDGERISFRWSWTGASSAKWKAGDQTFRVSELAGIVWRSPEALDGYLRLVPRAAAPVDHRTGGSLGDLHGPGGSGDADGGAPPGVPAEPPAARADQDPAAVLFGLGYGPVHESLPFAAAVLESVRRTQPAPAASAPVLVNAGRRDPADIAERIHHLGELHQAGLVTDAEYSAKKAQLLAEL, encoded by the coding sequence ATGGGTGATGTGCTGGCCGGAATTCATGCCACCTGGGAGTTCGACACCGACTCCGTGCTCATCCGCTTCGAACGGGGCATCCGCACACCGAAGCTCTTCCAGAGCCTGCGGGAACGCCGCATCCCGTATGCGGCGCTGTCGTCGGTGACGCTGACTCCCGGCAAGCGGGGCACGGTGGTTCTGCGTGCCGTGCCGAGAGCGGGTGCCGATCCTCTGGTGGAGGCTGCCTCCGGGCAGCTCAAGGAGGGGTGCGACCCCTATCGCCTGGTGCTTCCGGCGGAGCGGGAGGTGCTCGCCGAGTACTACGCGGACGAGCTGCGGGCCCTGCTGGACCCGGCGTCCGGCGAGAGCGCCGACCGCTTCCTGGTGGCGGCCCCCGAGGCCCCGATGAACTTCAAGGCGTACGACGGCCGGGCCAGCTTCGACGGTGAGCGGATCTCCTTCCGGTGGTCCTGGACCGGGGCCTCCAGCGCCAAGTGGAAGGCCGGCGACCAGACCTTCCGAGTGAGCGAACTGGCCGGAATCGTATGGCGCTCGCCCGAGGCGCTGGACGGCTATCTGCGTCTGGTGCCCCGCGCGGCGGCCCCGGTCGACCACCGCACCGGCGGCAGCCTGGGCGATCTGCACGGCCCCGGCGGCTCCGGTGACGCGGACGGCGGGGCGCCCCCGGGCGTGCCCGCCGAGCCCCCGGCCGCCCGCGCGGACCAGGATCCGGCGGCCGTGCTGTTCGGCCTGGGCTACGGGCCGGTGCACGAGTCGCTGCCGTTCGCCGCCGCCGTCCTGGAATCCGTACGCCGGACCCAGCCCGCGCCCGCCGCCTCCGCCCCGGTCCTGGTGAACGCCGGGCGGCGCGACCCGGCGGACATCGCCGAGCGAATACATCACCTCGGCGAGCTGCATCAGGCCGGACTGGTGACGGACGCCGAGTACAGCGCGAAGAAGGCCCAGCTGCTCGCGGAGCTGTGA
- a CDS encoding alpha/beta hydrolase, which produces MRRYARTLVAFALATSVVTGTAGWVSTDAQQALTGPPPGSAQWRADRAPGAGLPDPERATPAEVSAFFAGLGADERQLLLVRHPSVVGNLDGAPLELRYRANSLALAAEDDPRYRSLAAPGRQILAFDPRGRGQVAEVFGDLRTAHRVSVVVPGSDNDAGTFDRKVADHGAPAGMARTLHTAAGPGTAVIAWVGYTTPVGVGIDAATGALAEAGAGRLTRFTEGLAADGLPAPAVFCHSYGSVVCGLAAHRLRATDLVVLGSPGMRADDVDALRTSAQVWAAKDPTDWIDDVPNVRFAGLGHGADPADPAFGARRVPADEARGHAGYFEPGTDSLRTFAAIARGAAAEAAPDAEAAPEAAEPGPAAAAAPAPAAVPVLEAAPVLEGAAR; this is translated from the coding sequence ATGCGCCGATACGCGAGGACCCTGGTCGCGTTCGCACTGGCTACCAGCGTGGTGACGGGAACCGCGGGCTGGGTTTCGACGGACGCGCAGCAGGCGCTGACCGGGCCGCCACCGGGCAGTGCGCAGTGGCGGGCGGACCGGGCGCCGGGGGCGGGGCTGCCGGATCCGGAGCGTGCCACGCCCGCCGAAGTCTCCGCGTTCTTCGCGGGGTTGGGTGCCGACGAGCGGCAACTCCTGCTCGTTCGGCATCCGTCCGTCGTCGGGAATCTCGACGGGGCGCCCCTGGAACTGCGCTACCGCGCCAACTCCCTCGCGCTGGCCGCCGAGGACGACCCCCGCTACCGCTCGCTCGCCGCCCCCGGCCGCCAGATCCTCGCGTTCGACCCGCGCGGACGCGGCCAGGTCGCCGAGGTCTTCGGGGACCTCCGCACGGCGCACCGGGTCTCGGTGGTGGTGCCGGGTTCCGACAACGACGCCGGGACCTTCGACCGGAAGGTCGCCGACCACGGTGCCCCGGCCGGCATGGCCAGGACCCTGCACACGGCGGCCGGTCCGGGGACCGCCGTCATCGCCTGGGTCGGGTACACGACCCCGGTGGGCGTCGGCATCGACGCGGCCACCGGCGCCCTCGCGGAGGCGGGGGCCGGGCGGCTGACCCGGTTCACGGAGGGCCTGGCGGCGGACGGGCTGCCCGCGCCGGCGGTGTTCTGCCACAGCTACGGCTCGGTGGTCTGCGGCCTGGCCGCGCACCGCCTCCGCGCCACCGACCTGGTGGTCCTCGGCTCCCCCGGCATGCGCGCCGACGACGTGGACGCGCTGCGGACGAGCGCCCAGGTGTGGGCGGCGAAGGACCCGACCGACTGGATCGACGACGTGCCGAACGTGCGCTTCGCGGGCCTCGGCCACGGGGCGGACCCGGCCGATCCGGCGTTCGGCGCCCGCCGGGTGCCGGCGGACGAGGCGCGGGGGCACGCCGGGTACTTCGAGCCCGGGACGGATTCGCTGCGGACCTTCGCCGCCATCGCGCGCGGCGCTGCGGCGGAGGCCGCCCCGGACGCGGAGGCCGCCCCGGAGGCGGCGGAACCGGGTCCGGCGGCAGCAGCCGCCCCGGCCCCGGCGGCCGTCCCGGTCCTGGAAGCCGCCCCGGTCCTGGAAGGCGCTGCCCGATGA